Proteins from a genomic interval of Toxotes jaculatrix isolate fToxJac2 chromosome 5, fToxJac2.pri, whole genome shotgun sequence:
- the phlda2 gene encoding pleckstrin homology-like domain family A member 2 yields the protein MKMSAAEICQILKEGELEKRSDNLLQFWKRKTCVLTTDSLNIYADTQKRTKGKELKLQSIKKVDCVERTGKFVYFTIVTTDNKEIDFRCSGEENCWNAVITMALIDYQNRKAIQDFKTRQDNESASPGQQERRMARAP from the coding sequence atgaaaatgtcagcGGCAGAGATCTGCCAGATACTCAAGGAGGGAGAGCTGGAGAAGAGGAGCGACAACCTGCTCCAGTTCTGGAAGAGGAAGACGTGCGTCCTGACCACGGACAGCCTCAACATTTACGCAGACACGCAGAAGCGCACCAAGGGCAAGGAGCTCAAGCTGCAGTCCATCAAGAAGGTGGACTGCGTGGAGCGCACCGGCAAGTTCGTCTATTTCACCATCGTAACCACAGACAATAAGGAGATCGATTTCCGGTGCTCTGGAGAAGAGAACTGCTGGAATGCGGTGATCACCATGGCCCTGATTGATTACCAGAACAGAAAGGCCATCCAGGACTTTAAAACGCGGCAGGACAATGAGAGTGCTTCGCCCGGACAACAGGAGAGGCGCATGGCGAGGGCGCCCTGA